A window of the Phaseolus vulgaris cultivar G19833 unplaced genomic scaffold, P. vulgaris v2.0 scaffold_43, whole genome shotgun sequence genome harbors these coding sequences:
- the LOC137817394 gene encoding uncharacterized protein, translated as MTDLPIQKVLKKPDVAGRMVKWAVELSEFDVSAGSDDRWVLSVDGSSNQLGSGAGVILEGPNGVLIEQSLRFAFKANNNQAEYEALIAGILLAKEMGAKVLMAKSDSLLITGQVTGEFQAKDPQMAAYLEYVQELRRSFALFEVVHVPREQNARADLLAKLASSGKGGRQRTVIQETLKTPRAFAVDHQVLQVCKSTEGIARNHRSLTQETLRTLKVRAHPVEEAKTTRFCVVYQPDTWITPYQRYIADGVLPVDPTEARKRLVSDNETQFASHLLKKLCEDIGTQQVFASVEHPQMNGQVESANRVLLRGLKRRLEKAKGSWAEEVPRIIWAYHTTEQSGTHETPFSLVYGCNAMIPVEIQESLPRFQNFVAEDSNAERRMNLDLLDEVREEARVKAEAVKRRVERKYNSRMKSRRFRDGDLVMRNAHQYEMQNKLSPKWTGLFRITEALGNGAYRLETLEGGAIPRTWNATHLKFYYS; from the exons TGCCGGAAGTGATgatcgttgggtactctcggtcgATGGATCGTCCAACCAACTAGGTAGTGGggctggagtcattctggaaggacccaacggcgtgttaatagaacaatccctgaggtttgccttcaaagccaacaataATCAGGCGGAATATGAAGCATTGATTGCCGGTATTCtattggcaaaggagatgggggcgaaggtactgatggccaagagcgactcttTGCTGATCACCGGGCAGGTGACCGGCGAATTTCAAGCCAAGGATCCACAGATGGCGGCTTACCTAGAATATGTACAGGAGTTAAGAAGGTCTTTTGCCTTGTTCGAAGTGGTGCACGTACCgagggagcaaaatgcccgagctgacttgcttgccaagctcgccagttcgggcaaggggggtaggcagaggactgttatacaagaaactctgaagacacctCGGGCGTTCGCAGTAGACCATCAGGTTCTTCAAGTTTGCAAGTCGACGGAAGGGATAGCAAGGAATCACCGATCTTTAACTCAGGAAACTTTGAGGACACTGAAAGTTAGGGCGCACCCAGTAGAGGAAGCGAAGACAACGCGGTTTTGCGTTGTCTACCAACCAGAtacatggataacgccataccagcggTACATAGCAGACGGCGTCCTCCCagtggatccgacggaggccagaaag cgtttggtatcagataatgagacccagtttgcaagtcacctattgaagaagctgtgcgaggatATTGGGAcgcaacaggtgtttgcttctgtAGAGCACCCGCAAAtgaatgggcaagtggagtcggccaatcgggttttgctgagaggactgaagaggaggttggagaaagccaaggggtcttgggctgaggaagtcCCCCGCATAatatgggcatatcataccaccgagcaatcaggaacccacgaaaccccgtttagcttggtatATGGGTGCAATGCGATGAtcccagtcgaaatccaggaaagcttgCCAAggttccagaactttgtggcagaagactcgaacgccgaaaggagaatgaatttggatttgctggacgaggtcagggaggaggcaagggtaaaggccgaagcagtaaaaagaagagttgaacgcaAGTACAACTCCAGGATGAAATCAAGGCgattcagagatggcgacctggtgatgaggaatgcccaccagtacgagatgcagaacaagctgtcgcccaagtggacgggactgttcagaataaccgaagcactcggaaACGGCGCTTACCGCCTAGAGacactggaaggaggggcgattcctcgcacttggaacgccacccatctcaagttttattacagttaa